DNA from Oncorhynchus masou masou isolate Uvic2021 chromosome 5, UVic_Omas_1.1, whole genome shotgun sequence:
tatacatcgtttgacatgtttctacgaactgtaatataactttttttaaATTTCGTCTGAAAAAGTGATTGCGCATTATGCACTTGGATTATTGGGCTAAATGCGCGAACAAAagggaggtatttggacataaatgatggactttatcgaacataacaaacattttttgtggaactgggattcctgggagtgcattctgatcaagatcatcaaaggtaagtgaatatttataacgctatttctgacttttctgACACCTCtcctttggaaaatggctgaatgtttttctgtgactagtgctgacctaacataatcgcaaggtgtgctttcgccgtaaagccattttgaaatctgacacagcggttgcattaaggagaattTTATCTATATTCCATGCATAACatttgtatcttttatcaatgtttattatgagtatttctgtaatttgatgtggctctttgcactttcaccggatgtttgtttgagacaatgcatttctgatcataacacaccaatttcaaatgtggtttttggacataaattatggactttatcgaacgaaacacacatttattgtgtaacatgaagtcctgtgagtgccatctgatgaagatcatcaaaggttagtgattaatttaatcactatttgtgatttttgtgagccctctccttggctggaaaatggctgtatggttttctgtgactaggtgctgacctaacataatcgtttggtaggctttacggcgaaagcacattTGAAATCgggcactgtggctggatttacaagaagtttgTCTTTAAAATTatgtgaaatacttgtatgtttgagaaactTTATgaatgggatttctgttgttttgaatttggcgccctgtaatttcactggctgttggcgaggtgggacgatACTGTCCCATATATCCCAGAGAAGTCAATGAGGTGTCTCCTCAAAGCTCACTATTTTGGTCATACATTTGATCTACTTTATGTTGCATTGAATATAACAACCTGGATGATGTGTGTATTTCCCCCCCAGAGTCCCATGATTGTGGTAGGAGCTGCTGCAGGCACTTCTATGGGGACAGCGCTACCAGGGGCCACCCAGAGGACCGTCACCGCATCACCCGGGACCACTGTCACCTTGGCAACGGTGCGGAACTAGGTTCCACCCACCCCCATTGGTCAGGGCTAGGTCCTCTGTTTAGGGAATGCTCCTTTGCTAGACCATAGCTGTATTTCTAGTGTTTTTATGGTCTCTGGTAAACACAATACAAATACTGCAAATTTAGAAGGATATGATAGAAGGATATGATGACGCAAGAGCCCATGATGGTTCCTCAAATAAGGAGCTTGACTTTGTTTCTAAGGCTGCCCCTTGTTTGTTTTGCTGTAGGAGACGATGGAGAATGTGAAGAAATGCAAGAACTTCCTGTCTACATTAATCAAGCTGGCGTCCAGCGGGAAGCAGTCCTCAGAGACTGCCGCCAACGTTAAAGACCTGGTCAAAGATCTCCTGGTGAGTGACCACACCAGGGCTGCAGGAAAACATGTGGCGAGGCGGCATTTGCCACCGCACTTTTCAATCAGGTGTGGCAGCGTCACACCACTTTTGATTTAGTTTAATAAAATATATTGATGCAAAGTGTTAAGTGCTGTTTTTTTGACCGTTTTGCCTCATGAGTTGACAACTCGCACACAATTTCTCTGGTCTTCACATCGGAATGCTGCTTCAGGCTCTTAACGTGTCTTCACCAATCAGATTCAAGTAAATTGCAGGTCGCATGGTCTGGGCACAAAGCTTAAGGCGTTATCTCAACTTATCCAGTATTTATTTAGCAAGTGTGATAACACATCACTCCCATCAGACACAAGCAAAAACtctgtggggcggcaggtagtctagtggttagagcgttggactagtaacagaaaggttgcaagattgaatcccggcgctgacaaggtaaaaatctgttattctgcccctgaacaaggcagttaacccactgttcctaggctgtcattgtaaataaaacattgttcttaactcacttgcctagataaataaaggtcaaatttaaaataaataaataaaagcagaaACTCTTCCATAAATGTAGTAGCCTATACACCTAAACATTAGCCATCTGACATGCGGTATTGTATGGAAACAACACTATTTTTTTtgtctgatcaactgtaggctactaaCAACAGCAACTGTTTACTATGCGCACTGTCCCTCTGGCCAGGGTAAACAAAGTGGTAACGTTGTGTATTTGTAGCTCATTTTGTTTGTGAGAAATTGTGAATCGGATCAAATTTggtttatatactgaacaaaaatataaacgcaacatgtaaagtgtttgtcctatgtttcatgaagtgaaaaaaaagatcccagaaattccatacgcacaaaaagcttgtttctctcaaatcttgtgcacacatttgtttacatggctgttagtgagcatttatcctactgagataatccattcacctgacaggtgtggcatataaagacgctgattaaacagtatgatcattacacaggtgcaccctgTGCAGGGGACAACAAAAACATGtggagttttgtcacacaacacaatgccacagtctcaagttttgagagagcgtgcaattggcgTGTTGACTGCAGTAATGTtgaccagagctgtttccagatatttttcatgttaatttctctaccataagctgcctccaacgtcattttagagaacttGGCAGTACGTCAGACCGGCCTCCCagccgcagaccacgtgtaatagccagcccaggacctccatctggcttcttcacctgcggggtcGTCTGAGGCCAGCCACctgaacagctgatgaaactgaggactatttctgtctataaaaaagcccttttgtggggaaaaactcattctgattggctgggcctggctccccagtaggttggCATATGCCCTCAGGCCCACCCATgtctgcgcccctgcccagtcatgtgaaatccatagattagggcctaatgaatgtatttcaattgacttatttccttatatgaattataactcagtaaaattgttgaaattgttgcatgttgcgtttttatatttttgttcagtatattaaaACTTGGGCTGACTAGTTTACCTAGACTTTTTCAATCCAAAATTATTAACTGGAATGAATCAATAAACACAATAGCTCACAGACTGAATACATCTTTAATTAGGCCTGCAGTTGCGTAGGGCAGGACTCCATGATGCAAACTCAGCCCTGTGTGTTGTATTGTCCAAATAGGTTGCTTTCCAAGAGGTGTCTGAATAGGAAACCCCCCTAGTCCTTTAAAATATAGTTCTTATGAACAAGTACAAGGTTGCTGCAGTTTGACAGAGTTTTCATCCTCCCCAAGGccaggatattttttttaaaccatgtGACTTGATTTAGAAAAACTctggtcccatcatagcccatatTAAACCTTTTCACGACAGATTAATCACATTATACCGTATAGAGTTTTACCGGGTTAGGTTACCAGAACTACAGGCCCCAGATTTTTTTTTGCCACACCACTCTGGGTGGTGCCACTTctagaccagacacaccactgatggGATCAGGGTATAGATCAGGACTGTTGGTGTCAGCTGCTGAGAGTATCACAATAGACAGGGATTGCAATCTGATGATTAACATTTTGCATATTTCTTTGGAACTGATGGTCTGTTCTCATTTCTAACAGGAAGGGAAGATTGAAGTCGAGGATTTCACCAACAGGTTATACAGAGAGCTCAACTCCTCACCTCAGCCTTACCTCGTGCCTTTCCTCAAGGTAAGGAATCCTCCTACGCACCATTGAATAAACAAAACCAAGTCATGACCCTGTCTTCAGCACCCACCCACCAGTTTGCTAACCCACCAAAATATTCTGCTAAATGATCAAATtatctctgcctttctgtctgtctgtcctccagaggAGCCTTCCTGCTCTGCGGCAGCTCACCCCAGACTCAGCAGCCTTCATCCAGCACAGTGGGCTCCAGCAGCAGGCCTctgccaccacccccaccactgtGGTACTGGACAGCCCAGCCCTGCGCCCTGCAGCCCCAACCATCAGACCACACCTCCAGCCTGTCATCAGCAAACAGGGGCTGACTACCCCAATGGTACTATACCACCATATTGCTATTAATAGTGATAGATTATAATCACATCTCATTGTTTACTCTTATTAAAATTGTTAGTATTAGAAGTAcactacatgaacaaaagtatgttgaacatctcattccaaaataatgggcaaataaTATGGAGTTGTGCCTCACTTTGTTGCTATaagagcctccactcttctgggaaggctttcccactaacgttggaacattgctgcggggacttgcttccattcagccacgagcactAGTGAGGTCGGgctctgatgttgggcgattaggcctggtttcggcattccaattcatcccaaaattgtttgatggagttgaggtcagggctctgtgcagggcaGTCAAGTTGTTCCACAAccatcttgacaaaccatttctgtattgacctcactttgtgcacggggacattCATGCTGAAACTGGAAAGGTCCTTCACCAAACtgtttgccacaaagttggaagcacagaatcgtctagaatgtcattgtatgctgtagtgttaagatttcccttcactgcatcgcagtgcttgaggcgtcactacaaacctgggttcgatcccaggctgtgtgaCAGCCGGCCGTGACTGGGAAACCCAtgaggcgatgcacaattggcccagcgtcgtccaggttagggtagggtttggccggccgggatttccttgtcccattgcaCTGACTTCAGTTGCCAGCCGGACGGTGTTTCtaccaacacattggtgcggctggcttccgagttAAGTGAGCAGtgagtcaagaagcagtgcggcttggcagggttgtgtttcggagggcgcatggctctcaaccttgtAGGGttgttgcagcgatgggacaagactgtaactaccaattggatatcacgaaaaaggggtaaaaattacaacaaacaaaaaatagtttgcttcactggaactaaggggcctagcccgaaccatgaaaaagagcctcaaaccattattcctccaccaccaaactttacagttggcgctatgcattggagcaggtagcgttctcctggcatccgccaaacacagatttgtccgtcggactgccagatggtgaaacatgATTCACCACTCCAGGAAACGCTCCTGAGTCCAAACGCGGCGAGCTTTACATTACTCCAGCTgaagcttggcattgcacatggtgatcttagacttgtgtgcggctgctcggcatggaaacccatttcatgaagctcccgtcgaacagttattgtgctgacgttgcttccagaggcagtttggaacttggtagtgaatGTTACAACCAAAGACagatgcgcttcagcactcggcggtctcgttctgtgagcatgtgtggcttaccactttgtggctgagccgttgttgctcctagacgtttccactttacaataacagcacttacagttgaccagggcagctagAGCAGGGCCGAAATTTGAcatctgacttgttggaaaggtggcatcctatgatgttgccacattgaaagtcactgagctcttcagtaaggccattctactaccaatgtttactatggagattgcatcagtgtgctcggttttatacacctgtcagcagcgggtgtggctgaaataattGTTTGAAGGCGTTGTCCATATActttttgtgtatatatagtatatatgaaAGGATTTCCCGCCTACATCTTTCCAACCGCCCCATTGACCCCTAACCTTGAACCATCAGGTGCTCCAGCCTCGGCAGCAGGGGGCAATGGTAAGGCCTCTTCAGATGACCCCCATGGTGACCCTCAGAGGACCGCCCCCCCACAGTCACATCATGCTGGGACAGCCACAGGTGCAGCTCAAACAGCTACAGACAGGTGAGTGGGGGAGGAGACCATGTAATACAAAAAGAGAAACCAAGAAATCACATCTGTCtgatctctttctcactcctgTCTATCTCCCTGTCCCTGTAGTGAATCCTGGAATGTTGACTGGATCTAAGTCGTCTCCTGGTGCTGCCTCTCTGGCCACTGTAGTTCAGAAGAACAAGCTGAAGGAAGCTGGGGGCACGTTCAGGTCAGCTATGTATGTCCCATCCACAAACCAGTAGGAGGACAATTATCACAACTAAAATGAAAGATTGAAAAGTTCTGTAGCTGTTGCCTGGCTGACTGGGTTTTTTTGTGTCCAGGGATGACGATGACATCAATGATGTGGCATCTATGGCTGGGGTTAACCTGTCTGAGGAGAGTGCCCGTATCCTGGCAACCAACTCCGAGCTGGTGGGAGCGGTGACACGGTCCTGTAAGGACGAGGCCTTCCTCCATACCTCCACACTGACCAGTAGAATACTGGAAATAGGTGAgactaacatacacacacgcacacacgcacacacacacacacacacacacacacacacacacacacacacacacacacagttacatacACTGAAAAATGCACCTTTGAGCTTAGCTTTCACTGACTGCAAGTGTTTCCCCTCTTCAGGTAAGAAGTTTGGTGTGAGTGATCTGGGGCCGGAGGTAGTGAGCTACGTGTCCCACGCCTCCCAGACCAGGCTTCAGAACCTGTTGGAGAAAGTTTCTGAGGTGGCCCAGCAGAGGAACATCAACTTCAAGGTCTGTATAGTTTTGTGCTTATTTGCATCTTTAGCATGTGTTCCTATGGTCTGGTACTTTATGGTGAATGAATGTATGTGTTGATAGGAGGACAGTCGGTACGAGCAGACGAGCGACATGCGTGCCCAGATCAAGTTCTTTGAGCAGCTGGATCAGATGGAGAAACAGAGgaaagaggagcaggagagagagattctGATGAAGGCAGCAAAGGTACTGAAGCTGTTTCAGCACAGACCCATTCCACTATCACTCCTATTATATTAGACTTTTAGGGCCACTAATGGTGAGAGGGTGGACATTAATTACTTTATTCTGGAGACCCAGTTAACACATTCCGATCTGTTTTCTGATGGGTGTCCTTTCAGTCTCGTTCTCGTCAAGAAGACCCTGAGCAGCTGCGGTTGAAACAGAAAGCCAAAGAGGTAAGAGGGATGGATAGGCTTATGAGAATTTGGCATAATAAAATATGTGTCACCAAAGTGTCCATAgtaggggtgtgtttgtgtaggcCTATCTCGTGTATATGTGTTTGTCTCCAGATGCAGCAGCAGGAGCTGTTTCAGTTGAGACAGAAGGAAGCTAACCTGACGGCGCTGGCAGCCATCGGCCCCAGGAAGAAGAGGAAAATGGAGGCTGCAGCCGCTGCAGCTGGAGCTGAGGTAACATGATCTCCAACTTCTCGAAAAGCGTGGTTGTGGGCTGTTTCTTCATGTAGTCAAATCGCAATCTTCTCGGTCTCCTTTTTTATTTGTCTTTTGCCCTCAAACTCCCCCTCAACTATCTGCCACTTTCTCACTCTCTGCCACTTTCAaactccctcttgttctctctgactgtcactccccatctctctctcagggctcagGGTCCAGTCCCGCTGCGTCTGGTAGTGGTAGTTCAGGAGCATCCAGACAGTTTATCCGCCAGCGCATCACTCGTGTCAACCTCAGGGACCTGCTCTTCTGtttggagaatgagagagacaccAGTCACTCCCATCTCCTCTACAAAGGCTTCCTCAAATAGACACCCAGAGAGCCAGTCCAGAGAGCTGTCACCCTAACCTTCACTAAAGCAACAAAGATGTCAAGATTCTCCAGGCCACAGTGAATGGAGCTACCTAAAGTGACTGGAACGTTTGTCTCCCCTGTATACTCTGGTTGTCCTTTCGCTCTTTATCTGGTTCTAGGCCTGACTGCTCCCTCAACACTCCTCCACCTTCCATCAGAGCAATCCTGGAACGTTCAAATTTTCTACTGTTTTTATTTCCTTTTTATTGACTTTGTTTTAGAATCCCCTTTTAATGAAACTGTAAATATATtaatacattattatacattttaCTTGGAAGGCCGTTTTGTAGTGTGCAAACTGATTCTACAAAATAGTCAATTTATTTTATAATTCTGTTTatatgaaaaaatatatttttaataatTAATCATCAGTGTTTCTAGCGATTGTTGAGAACAATTATCCTTATTTTGTTTTTGGTATTCTATTGGCCTCTGAATTAGTTTGAACACTTCTGATTTCTTCTTGCCTTCCTGACAAAAGAAGCCATATATTTTAATATAATGTTGAACAGCAAAGCAATTCATCTAGTGATTAATTCTGAAATCTGAAGCAGTCAATGTGTCTTTAGTTTCTCTGTTTGAGCTTGTCTTGTATTTATATTCTGTAATCAGATCAAACACGTTTTTCTTTTCAGTCTCCATTTGTGTTTTTGCGATCACACCTCCTGTTTCTGCATGGGATAAGGTGTGAAAATTTGTATTTTAGAGGGAATGAGTTGATTGTAGAGACTATTGTATTCTAATGATTTAATATTTGTTTTATGCATTTTTGGGGTCTTTTAGGTATTTGCAATGATGAATTATTGGATTTCAATAATAGTAAAAACTATTTTAAAATAGACAAAAACTCAAAGGCCCCTTTGTCACCACAAAACAACTGTGCATATGCATGTAGGAAAGTTTCATTTTTATTAGTTTTATTGGACTGCATGTATTCTACCATTTCTCAAATAACTTTATTCTTATATTCTAACCCTAGACTTGATGATATTCTGAGGTATAAATGGTgatgttattattttttaaagcTGTCCTATCTGTTCAATAATCGGTGCTTCTGTTCTGATGCCCCATTGGACAGCCCTGGCTAAAACTCAGTGGTATATTTTCCTGATCACTTTGATTTTAGATGAAGATTTTTCAGTACCTGTTACTTTCCATATTTGTCTCTTACAGAGAAATCAAAGTAAGGGGGAAGCATTGCATGTCTCCCTTATTTCTTGTACATTTTGCACAGACACTTGTTCATATGTAAATATTTCACCTAAAGTTTTTTAACTGCAATGGTTTTGTATAGGATTGAAAGATAATAAACTCCTTCATTAAAAGTGCAAAATATTTTGCCATATTTTCATATTCATGCACTAGAGGACAATGCTACATCACTGACATATTCATGTTCAGTTTATGAAATACAATTATTATTTGGTTATTGCAGATCTTGGATGAACAGTGTTGTAGTTTTACAAGGTCAATATACTGTACAGACTTACCATGTAGCTCATTTTAATTTAGGTGGTCCTAATCTTCAGGTTGAACCAATAGGATTGAGACATTTTCACATTCTCCTGACCCATTTCCTGTCTGCTGGCATCTATAAAACCAACATCTGTCATCATCAATATCTGTCCGCCAGCtcaacagaacagacagacacagcagcaTACCAGTCTGTCCTTCTGTTCTGTGTCGGTTCGGCTCGGTTCAGACATCCACTATTATTAAAAGACAGGAATGGGCTGCATAGTGTGCCTGACGTATTGGAAACAGATGCTACATCAGATGCCAAGTAACATTCACCACAACTGGGGGATTGAAACAATTAGACCATTCGGAGTGTCTTGGGACATAGGCCTGATGTTACACTGATTGTGACCAGCTTCAACATCCATGCAGAACAATTCATATAATGGACAGCTGCAGCTTTCAATACGGATGAATTATATTTCCACTCTGTTCAATGGTCATGCTGTTTATTTCCACAAGATGGCAGTAGTAACTTGCGCTATTGACAGGTGTATGTTTTCAGGTAACCTCAGCAGAGCAGGATCTGCTCATTGTGGATTTCATTAT
Protein-coding regions in this window:
- the LOC135540168 gene encoding transcription initiation factor TFIID subunit 4-like isoform X1, with amino-acid sequence MDASSSESDSSARHGQGKTVAVSASIITPLPNHGGKVASSATQTLNGGSLMNCHNSGSAVSLTGTPLSSSCTSSGNASVAVTVVNNGPGLSKGHASAVMPPSLNTTIIQTSFVNSPNVVTSSHAASLGTGPAISHIVRPSMQTAGSGTAMNGPNAGLPFDCLNNGQSPTSVAVSAGSHIIMAEAPKTSIQTAHDSCAVTNPSFQSAPRASTPVTVAASPGGSRSIAQQVLAPRHPQTSPNQPNVQNIQLPPGMVLVRSESGQLLMIHQQTLAQMQSQSQGVMAPRPATPTSTPPFQITSVQAPGMPILTRQVTPTTIIKQGSPVPTSAPVTTTLQKPPVTTTLQRPPVLQSPMIVVGAAAGTSMGTALPGATQRTVTASPGTTVTLATETMENVKKCKNFLSTLIKLASSGKQSSETAANVKDLVKDLLEGKIEVEDFTNRLYRELNSSPQPYLVPFLKRSLPALRQLTPDSAAFIQHSGLQQQASATTPTTVVLDSPALRPAAPTIRPHLQPVISKQGLTTPMVLQPRQQGAMVRPLQMTPMVTLRGPPPHSHIMLGQPQVQLKQLQTVNPGMLTGSKSSPGAASLATVVQKNKLKEAGGTFRSAMDDDDINDVASMAGVNLSEESARILATNSELVGAVTRSCKDEAFLHTSTLTSRILEIGKKFGVSDLGPEVVSYVSHASQTRLQNLLEKVSEVAQQRNINFKEDSRYEQTSDMRAQIKFFEQLDQMEKQRKEEQEREILMKAAKSRSRQEDPEQLRLKQKAKEMQQQELFQLRQKEANLTALAAIGPRKKRKMEAAAAAAGAEGSGSSPAASGSGSSGASRQFIRQRITRVNLRDLLFCLENERDTSHSHLLYKGFLK
- the LOC135540168 gene encoding transcription initiation factor TFIID subunit 4-like isoform X2, with amino-acid sequence MDASSSESDSSARHGQGKTVAVSASIITPLPNHGGKVASSATQTLNGGSLMNCHNSGSAVSLTGTPLSSSCTSSGNASVAVTVVNNGPGLSKGHASAVMPPSLNTTIIQTSFVNSPNVVTSSHAASLGTGPAISHIVRPSMQTAGSGTAMNGPNAGLPFDCLNNGQSPTSVAVSAGSHIIMAEAPKTSIQTAHDSCAVTNPSFQSAPRASTPVTVAASPGGSRSIAQQVLAPRHPQTSPNQPNVQNIQLPPGMVLVRSESGQLLMIHQQTLAQMQSQSQGVMAPRPATPTSTPPFQITSVQAPGMPILTRQVTPTTIIKQGSPVPTSAPVTTTLQKPPVTTTLQRPPVLQSPMIVVGAAAGTSMGTALPGATQRTVTASPGTTVTLATETMENVKKCKNFLSTLIKLASSGKQSSETAANVKDLVKDLLEGKIEVEDFTNRLYRELNSSPQPYLVPFLKRSLPALRQLTPDSAAFIQHSGLQQQASATTPTTVVLDSPALRPAAPTIRPHLQPVISKQGLTTPMVLQPRQQGAMVRPLQMTPMVTLRGPPPHSHIMLGQPQVQLKQLQTVNPGMLTGSKSSPGAASLATVVQKNKLKEAGGTFRDDDDINDVASMAGVNLSEESARILATNSELVGAVTRSCKDEAFLHTSTLTSRILEIGKKFGVSDLGPEVVSYVSHASQTRLQNLLEKVSEVAQQRNINFKEDSRYEQTSDMRAQIKFFEQLDQMEKQRKEEQEREILMKAAKSRSRQEDPEQLRLKQKAKEMQQQELFQLRQKEANLTALAAIGPRKKRKMEAAAAAAGAEGSGSSPAASGSGSSGASRQFIRQRITRVNLRDLLFCLENERDTSHSHLLYKGFLK